TATCTTCGGATGGGGGATTTCAATTTTTAACTGTAATGTAATTTTACCATACTTGAGGATTTAATCTTTGTGCTGAGGCTTCCCATTTTTCTTTCATAAGTTAGATGATCATCAATGGGATTAATTGCTAAATTAAAGAGTATAAGGTTAGTACCGGATGGAAGTTATGCCGCTGTGTTCTATGATCGCAAACCGAAGAAGAGCGAATTGTCAGGGATGCGAACGGTACAATAACCAGTCAGCTTAAACGGCGTGGAGTTTTTATCGCGTCCTCCACTTTGTTACGACCAAGGGAAGGCTAAACCCTTCACCAGAGCGGTCTGAGGTCGTAAACGTTACGGGTTGATTTGAAAACACAATTATAATAAATATAACCCGCCTGAGTTGTGGCCAACTGAGGCGGGTTTATGCGTCCCAAGATTCTCAAATAACCGATTGAGAGTAAACACTAGAAGACCCAATTAAAATAACTAAATGAGTCGCAAAAAATGCCAAGAATAAAGACACGGGGAATATTTTTATCAGGGGAGCAAATTAATCCTGTATGACCAGATTTAGCATTTCCGTCATATTAACTCATGAGTTAACAGCCTGAAGCAGTAAACTGAGAACTTTGAGCAATCAAAGGTTATTGGTTAGACTATAATTTTTAAAGACATCCCCCCTAAGACAGGAAATTGGCCCTCGTAAGGAATTTCATCTCGGCGAGAGCCAAAAATAGCAACAATTACTTAGATCTCCCAATCGGATTGTTAAAATGCAGAACTCCCAACAGTCTGAATACCGATTGAGCCATAGACGGTTGCATCTGGAACCAGACTCAAAACCAGAACCCTTTTCCCTCAAAGCCGAGGGTGAAATTGGGATGATCTTTCAAGACACCGAGGGTAAGATTCAAGGATGCAATCCCACGGCTGAACAGATTCTCGGATATCCAATTCAGCAGATGATCAACCAAACCTTCTCGGCATCTCCTTGGCAGTTTATTGATCAAGCTGGATCTATCATTCCAGTGGAGTCTTCTCCGGTTTTGAAGGCTTTGAAAACTGGACAACCTTGTTTAAATGTTGTTGTCGGTTTCCATAAATCCAATGGTGAGTTGATTCAGCTATTGCTGAACTCTCAACCTCTGTTTCAAGCGCAGGAAACAACAGCATGGGCCGTTGTCACGACTTTTACAGAAATTACGAAACCCAGAGAGACTGATCTGCAAAATCCGGCTTTACAAACCCTTCGGGATCATGAAGAACAATTTCGGATTGCTCTCGATAGTATTCCCAATATTTTAGTGATTTATGATGCTCAACGACGATTTCAGTTTGTGAATGCGGAAGGAATTCGTCGCAGTGGGAAGTCATGGGAAGAACTAATCGGTTATCAAGATGAGGATATATTTCCGGTAGATCTCACTCAAACTTATGTACCCACTCTCAAAAAAGCGATCGCTACTCGCACAATTCAAAAGTTAGAAGTAACTAGAACCGTTTCTGAGTTAGGAACCTACACCACGATTGTCAATTATGTTCCCGTTCTCAATGCTGAGGGTGAAGTCGATCAGGTTTTGGGAATTACTTATGATATTACCGATCGCAAACGGTTTGAAGAATTTTTAGAAGCCAAAAATCGTCAAATTACTAATATCTTTAAAAGTATTACCGATGGTTTTGTCAGTATTGATCATCGTTGGCGCTATACATCTATTAACGCAAAGGCAGAGGAACTTTTAGGCAAATCGGCCCAGGAGCTAATTGGTCACAACATCTGGGAGGTATTTCCTGAATTAATCGAATCTCCAACCTATGCTTACGCTCATCAAGCCTTAAGCCAACAAATTCCGATCGAATATGAAGAGTTTTATCCCTTATTTAATCGCTGGTTTGCAGTGCGTTTGTATCCTTCAACTCAGGGATTATCAGTTTATTTCCTTGATATTACCGAACGTAAACAAACAGAAGCCGCCTTACGCGAAAGTGAAGAAAGCTTCCGAAATTTAGCAGAGTCTATGCCCCAAATTGTTTGGAGTGCTAATCCTGACGGTGCAGTTGATTATTATAATCAACGATGGGCCGAATTTAGTGGCATTACTCAAACTGATGGTCAAGGATGGGGATGGCAACCTGTTCTTCATTCAGAAGATCAGCAGCGAACCCTAGACGCTTGGCAACAATCAGTGCAAACGGGACAAATCTATGAATGTGAACATCGCCTCCTGCGGTTTGATGGGGAATTTCGCTGGTATTTAAGTCGCGGTGTCCCGGTACGAGATCAACAGGGACAGATTATTAAATGGTATGGAACCGCTACTGATATTCATGAGCAGAAACACTCCGCCACCGAACGAGAAAAACTCTTAGCACGGGAACAAGCCGCCAGGGCCGAGGCTGAAACCGCTAATCGGATTAAAGATGAATTTTTAGCCACGCTCTCCCATGAATTGCGGACTCCGATGAATGCGATTATGGGGTGGGCGAGTTTACTCCGCACTCGTCAGTTGAACTCCTCAACCATAGCCCGTGCCTTAGAAACAATTGAACGGAATACGAAGTTATTGAATCAACTGATTGAAGATATTTTAGATGTATCGCGGATTATTCAGGGCAAACTTTGCCTGAATTGTTATGCGATTAAATTAATTCCGATGATTGAAGAAGCGATTGAGATGGTACGTTCTACGGCTATTAATAAAGGCGTCGAGATTGTAACGATCTGGGAAACCTCAACCGCAGCATCGGTTTTTGGGGATATGAACCGTTTGCAACAAATTATCTGGAATCTGCTCTCGAATGCGGTTAAATTCACACCAACGGGAGGACAGATAACAGTGAAGATGTCGGTGATTTGGGAGAATTCAACGCTACCAATGGCCCAAATTCAAGTGATTGATACCGGGTGTGGGATTAGTCCTGAGTTTTTACCCTTTGTGTTTGAACGCTTTCGTCAAGCGGATGGTTCCACCACGCGATCGCATGGAGGATTAGGATTAGGATTAGCCATTGTTCGTCATTTGGCCCAAATGCACGGGGGACAGGTACAAGCGGAGAGTCCAGGTTTGGGACTGGGGGCAACTTTTACTGTTAAACTGCCTTTACTAGAACCAGAATCCTTTAAGGCACCGACGACCCCATCTCCTGCCTCTGATCGGGAGTTAGTAACCTCTCAAGTTTTGCTATCGGGTTTGCGGGTGTTAGTGGTGGAAGACGAAGCCGATACCAGAGAGTTAATTCGGGTGACGTTGCAAGAATATGGGGCAACGGTGATGGCTGTTGAAACTGCCTTAGAAGCGTTGGAATTGATTCGGAAATCACCTTTTGAGGTGTTAGTTAGTGATTTGGGAATGCCTGAAATCAATGGTTATGAGTTGATCCAACGGGTGAGAACCTTAGCACCAGAAGTTGGGGGTCAGATTCCGGCGATCGCCTTAACTGCCTATGCTAGTGCCGAAGATCGCCAAAAAGCACTGGATCTTGGGTTTGAACAACATATTTCTAAACCCGTTGATCCCTTAGCCTTAGCGTTAATGATTGCCAAAATTGTTCGAGTTGTTGACGGTTAACACAGTTATCAGTTATCAGTTATCAGTTATCAGTTAAGAGTTAGACGAGGTTTTAACCCCATTTTTCTGATAAGCAACCCAACCGCCAAAGTTAGAAATATCAGGCCATTGATAGTGTTCAATTAATTCACGGGGATACAGCATGGCGGTTAAAACTTCCCCATCTTCTAATTCCACATCCCCAGGATACATATTCGGGGGTTCGGTGGAGACGAGGTGTTCAAACTGTTCTAAGGAGAGTTCATAGACTTCCCCAGGAATGGAAATTCCTCCTACTCCAAATTTATAAATCGCCGGATGCGAACTATTTGCCGCCGCGTGTAACCGATAAAGGGGGCTGGTTTTGGCAGTTTTAATAAATTGCGCGTCTCCCAAATTACCATGATCCGGTTGACCCCGCAGAGCAGAACCACAAATGAAGATGCGTTTAGTTGTGTTAGCCATAAATAATAGGTGGGAATAGGGAACAGGGAACAGGGAACAGGGAACAGGGAACAGGCTAATAACTTTAGCCTCTATATCCCAGTCAGTCGTCAGGAGTAAACATTTCAGTATTTCATATTACTATTTTTGACTTCTCGACGCTTTAAAAAACGTCTCTATATTTCGATTATTGATATAAACTAATAAAAAAATCA
The nucleotide sequence above comes from Planktothrix serta PCC 8927. Encoded proteins:
- a CDS encoding hybrid sensor histidine kinase/response regulator gives rise to the protein MQNSQQSEYRLSHRRLHLEPDSKPEPFSLKAEGEIGMIFQDTEGKIQGCNPTAEQILGYPIQQMINQTFSASPWQFIDQAGSIIPVESSPVLKALKTGQPCLNVVVGFHKSNGELIQLLLNSQPLFQAQETTAWAVVTTFTEITKPRETDLQNPALQTLRDHEEQFRIALDSIPNILVIYDAQRRFQFVNAEGIRRSGKSWEELIGYQDEDIFPVDLTQTYVPTLKKAIATRTIQKLEVTRTVSELGTYTTIVNYVPVLNAEGEVDQVLGITYDITDRKRFEEFLEAKNRQITNIFKSITDGFVSIDHRWRYTSINAKAEELLGKSAQELIGHNIWEVFPELIESPTYAYAHQALSQQIPIEYEEFYPLFNRWFAVRLYPSTQGLSVYFLDITERKQTEAALRESEESFRNLAESMPQIVWSANPDGAVDYYNQRWAEFSGITQTDGQGWGWQPVLHSEDQQRTLDAWQQSVQTGQIYECEHRLLRFDGEFRWYLSRGVPVRDQQGQIIKWYGTATDIHEQKHSATEREKLLAREQAARAEAETANRIKDEFLATLSHELRTPMNAIMGWASLLRTRQLNSSTIARALETIERNTKLLNQLIEDILDVSRIIQGKLCLNCYAIKLIPMIEEAIEMVRSTAINKGVEIVTIWETSTAASVFGDMNRLQQIIWNLLSNAVKFTPTGGQITVKMSVIWENSTLPMAQIQVIDTGCGISPEFLPFVFERFRQADGSTTRSHGGLGLGLAIVRHLAQMHGGQVQAESPGLGLGATFTVKLPLLEPESFKAPTTPSPASDRELVTSQVLLSGLRVLVVEDEADTRELIRVTLQEYGATVMAVETALEALELIRKSPFEVLVSDLGMPEINGYELIQRVRTLAPEVGGQIPAIALTAYASAEDRQKALDLGFEQHISKPVDPLALALMIAKIVRVVDG
- a CDS encoding allophanate hydrolase-related protein, translating into MANTTKRIFICGSALRGQPDHGNLGDAQFIKTAKTSPLYRLHAAANSSHPAIYKFGVGGISIPGEVYELSLEQFEHLVSTEPPNMYPGDVELEDGEVLTAMLYPRELIEHYQWPDISNFGGWVAYQKNGVKTSSNS